Proteins encoded within one genomic window of Guyparkeria hydrothermalis:
- a CDS encoding TetR/AcrR family transcriptional regulator, which yields MSPSNNEHESVRSRQYLPSEERRDETARAVVDLAGEQNPNGISTKAIAEKMGVTQGALFRHFPNKEAIFAGVIQWVARRLMKRIDSAIRGIDSPTAKLEAMFHAHVGFVTDHPGVPRMVFGELQHHGDRLPKRMVRELVGRYTDKVAGLLRDGQQAGEVDATVDVEAAASLFIGTIQGLVMQSLIAGDPVLVRERASGAFAIYRRGIEP from the coding sequence TTGTCGCCATCCAACAACGAACATGAGTCGGTTCGTTCTCGCCAGTATCTGCCATCCGAAGAGAGACGGGACGAGACGGCGCGTGCCGTGGTCGATCTCGCGGGAGAGCAAAACCCCAACGGGATCAGCACCAAGGCGATCGCCGAGAAGATGGGCGTGACTCAGGGCGCGTTGTTCCGTCATTTCCCGAACAAGGAGGCGATCTTCGCCGGGGTGATCCAGTGGGTGGCTCGTCGACTCATGAAGCGAATCGACAGCGCCATTCGAGGCATCGATTCACCGACCGCGAAGCTCGAGGCCATGTTCCATGCCCATGTCGGATTCGTCACCGATCACCCGGGTGTGCCGCGGATGGTATTCGGCGAACTGCAGCACCACGGCGATCGTTTGCCCAAGCGCATGGTGAGGGAGTTGGTCGGTCGTTACACCGACAAGGTTGCCGGACTGCTTCGCGATGGTCAGCAAGCCGGGGAGGTCGACGCAACCGTGGATGTCGAGGCGGCGGCAAGTCTGTTTATTGGCACGATCCAGGGGCTGGTGATGCAGTCGCTGATCGCTGGCGATCCGGTGCTTGTGCGAGAGCGTGCATCGGGGGCGTTTGCCATCTATCGGCGCGGTATCGAACCGTGA
- a CDS encoding TolC family protein: protein MLLAPLSSPAADWTLDRTAERALTVAPELDAARAERDRRVGLADEAGRWPNPSLEFDFSDELGLQDGSGGWSVKEYAIRQPLPIDGRIGHRADAADRRVEVAESRQLQRALAMEHRAALAFHQMQWAQARVEQAAAQQKWTRRFARIGDRRASAGDLSERERLRLNLLHAEAQAELDEARQVHEAALATYRGVLDIDENASVSLTELSRPDSPPSLDTLRERLDRHPTLRAAARQVAAARAEVEQARAERLPDLAVRMGRERAHINGRDETTNHVGLQVELPLWSQGHGRVDAKQSEAIRQDAERRLTERDLGIRLERSHTRLTGALEHIREHRTAVLEPAKTVLEQTRRGFQQGELSLTELIDAAQANIRGSRRYIDLLLEARKHESDLRLAAGLMLTTDYPEQDR from the coding sequence TTGCTTCTTGCCCCCCTGAGCAGTCCGGCCGCCGACTGGACGCTCGATCGCACCGCCGAGCGGGCACTGACTGTCGCCCCCGAGCTGGACGCCGCCCGAGCGGAACGCGACCGTCGTGTCGGCCTGGCCGACGAGGCCGGTCGCTGGCCCAACCCCTCGCTGGAATTCGATTTCAGTGACGAGCTCGGTCTGCAGGACGGCTCCGGCGGCTGGTCCGTGAAGGAATATGCCATCCGCCAGCCCCTGCCGATCGACGGACGGATCGGTCACCGCGCCGACGCCGCCGACAGGCGGGTCGAGGTGGCGGAGTCCCGGCAGCTTCAGCGCGCACTGGCGATGGAGCATCGCGCGGCCCTCGCGTTTCACCAGATGCAATGGGCACAAGCTCGTGTCGAACAGGCAGCGGCCCAACAGAAATGGACCCGGCGCTTCGCACGCATCGGTGACCGTCGTGCCAGCGCCGGCGACCTGTCCGAACGCGAACGCCTGCGGCTGAACCTGCTGCATGCCGAGGCTCAGGCCGAGCTGGACGAGGCACGTCAGGTGCACGAAGCCGCGCTCGCCACCTACCGAGGCGTGCTCGACATCGACGAAAACGCCTCCGTTTCCCTGACCGAACTGAGCCGCCCCGATTCCCCGCCGTCACTCGACACCCTGCGCGAACGACTCGACCGGCACCCCACCCTGCGCGCCGCCGCCCGGCAGGTGGCCGCCGCTCGCGCCGAGGTGGAACAGGCCCGGGCCGAGCGGCTGCCGGACCTGGCCGTGCGCATGGGACGCGAACGCGCTCACATCAACGGTCGCGATGAGACCACCAACCACGTCGGGCTCCAGGTCGAATTGCCGCTCTGGTCACAGGGGCATGGTCGAGTCGATGCAAAGCAGAGCGAGGCCATCCGCCAGGACGCCGAACGCCGGCTGACCGAACGCGACCTCGGCATCCGGCTGGAACGCTCCCACACCCGCCTCACCGGTGCGCTCGAACACATCCGCGAGCACCGAACCGCCGTGCTTGAGCCCGCCAAAACCGTGCTCGAACAAACCCGCCGAGGTTTCCAGCAGGGCGAGCTGAGCCTGACCGAACTGATCGATGCGGCCCAGGCCAACATCCGCGGCTCGAGGCGCTATATCGACCTGCTGCTGGAAGCGCGTAAACACGAATCCGATTTGCGTCTGGCCGCCGGCCTGATGCTCACGACCGATTACCCGGAGCAAGACCGATGA
- a CDS encoding cytochrome c → MNISNRIGAWVAILALAGAGAAGGALADEGAAPHEFHEIMEDLGDQMVGITEGITHEDWIRVAEHAEAIANHPRPPMSERVRIMAFAGTEVAQFKKYDKEVHEAASSLADTAAGGDGSAVISAFGRLQNGCLDCHAAFRSAYREHFHSAKD, encoded by the coding sequence ATGAACATATCGAACCGCATCGGGGCGTGGGTAGCGATCCTGGCGCTTGCCGGTGCAGGAGCAGCCGGCGGGGCGTTGGCTGATGAGGGCGCCGCCCCGCACGAGTTCCACGAGATCATGGAAGACCTGGGTGACCAAATGGTGGGTATTACCGAGGGCATTACCCATGAGGACTGGATTCGCGTGGCGGAACACGCCGAGGCGATTGCGAATCACCCGCGGCCGCCCATGAGCGAACGTGTCCGCATCATGGCGTTTGCTGGCACGGAGGTGGCGCAATTCAAGAAGTACGACAAAGAGGTGCACGAAGCGGCGTCCAGCCTGGCGGACACGGCGGCCGGCGGTGATGGCTCGGCGGTCATCTCCGCGTTCGGTCGTCTGCAGAACGGTTGTCTCGATTGCCACGCCGCGTTCCGGTCGGCCTACCGGGAGCATTTCCACTCCGCCAAGGATTAG
- a CDS encoding efflux RND transporter periplasmic adaptor subunit: protein MNPIAIPRRRLWLVLATALSLPLSGCLDELGHEHDEQGEHVDANDEDAATDEPPMRAVTTWSRELELFMEFPAPTAGTPGKYITHLTLLKDFSPVMSGPLRYRFERDDGHVEEHVAETIARDGIFLPEIRVEKPGHYQLDLILGTDDEALTVDAGHVTVTAPGKTITADDHGHDHGDGGHGAHGGDIAFLKEQQWRMDFAVRPAFRDYISERLSVPARVEPRPGQNAQATAPASGRLAAPQDGTWKRPGDRVEAGDVLARVLPLSGAEDVSQLDLDLTQARERVSLARTERDRVQGLFDDGVVAEKRLDQAQSEYRIAQQALERARTRLGQIEGERDQANAAVTLRAPISGVITASPRAAGEVVAANEAVFSLLDDSQVWLKAMAYPGDMTRIKRPGNVLARQAGGQWQSLPGAELAYIGTRTEENGTVPVVFDIPNPDGRLVPGTAWSAAFSTGTGQMAVVVPKSAILDDDGIEVVIVQHGGEEFERRQVKTGIRSGDRVAITAGLRPGEHVVTEGAYTVLLASRGEQEIGHGHAH, encoded by the coding sequence ATGAACCCGATTGCAATCCCCCGCCGGCGCCTCTGGCTCGTGCTGGCGACTGCCCTGAGTCTTCCCCTGTCCGGCTGCCTCGACGAACTCGGCCACGAACACGACGAGCAGGGCGAGCATGTCGACGCAAATGACGAGGATGCCGCCACGGACGAGCCACCCATGCGGGCGGTCACGACCTGGTCGCGGGAACTCGAACTGTTCATGGAGTTCCCCGCACCGACCGCCGGCACGCCCGGCAAATACATCACGCACCTCACCCTCCTGAAGGACTTCTCGCCGGTCATGTCCGGCCCGCTCCGTTATCGATTTGAGCGCGACGATGGGCATGTCGAGGAGCACGTTGCCGAGACGATCGCGCGGGACGGCATCTTTCTGCCCGAAATTCGCGTCGAGAAGCCGGGCCACTACCAGCTCGACCTGATCCTCGGCACCGATGACGAGGCACTCACCGTCGATGCCGGCCACGTCACGGTCACGGCGCCGGGCAAGACGATCACCGCAGACGACCACGGTCACGACCATGGCGACGGCGGTCATGGCGCGCACGGCGGCGACATCGCGTTCCTCAAGGAACAGCAATGGCGGATGGACTTTGCCGTCCGACCGGCCTTCCGCGACTACATCAGCGAGCGCCTGTCCGTCCCGGCGCGCGTCGAGCCCCGTCCCGGGCAGAACGCCCAGGCGACGGCACCGGCCAGCGGCCGACTGGCAGCGCCCCAAGATGGCACCTGGAAACGTCCCGGGGATCGCGTCGAGGCCGGCGATGTACTGGCACGTGTCCTGCCGCTGAGCGGCGCCGAGGACGTCAGCCAGCTCGATCTCGATCTCACCCAGGCCCGCGAGCGGGTGTCCCTGGCCCGCACCGAGCGCGACCGCGTGCAAGGCCTCTTTGATGACGGCGTCGTCGCGGAAAAACGGCTCGATCAGGCGCAGTCCGAATACCGCATCGCGCAGCAGGCTCTCGAACGCGCCCGTACCCGGCTCGGTCAGATCGAAGGCGAGCGTGACCAGGCGAACGCGGCCGTCACCCTGCGCGCACCGATCAGCGGGGTGATTACCGCCAGCCCCCGCGCAGCCGGCGAAGTGGTTGCCGCCAACGAGGCGGTGTTCTCTCTGCTCGACGACAGTCAGGTCTGGCTCAAGGCCATGGCCTACCCGGGCGACATGACGCGGATCAAGCGGCCCGGCAACGTGCTGGCTCGTCAGGCCGGCGGCCAGTGGCAGTCGCTCCCCGGCGCGGAGCTCGCCTACATCGGCACCCGGACCGAGGAAAACGGCACCGTGCCGGTGGTCTTCGATATCCCCAACCCCGACGGCCGGCTGGTCCCGGGCACGGCGTGGTCGGCGGCCTTCTCCACCGGTACCGGCCAGATGGCCGTGGTGGTACCGAAATCCGCCATCCTCGACGACGACGGCATCGAGGTGGTCATCGTCCAGCACGGCGGCGAGGAGTTCGAGCGCCGTCAGGTCAAGACTGGCATCCGCAGTGGCGACCGCGTGGCGATCACCGCCGGCCTGCGCCCGGGCGAGCACGTGGTCACCGAGGGGGCCTACACCGTCCTGCTCGCCTCGCGAGGTGAACAGGAAATCGGCCACGGCCACGCCCACTAA
- a CDS encoding efflux RND transporter periplasmic adaptor subunit, which produces MATRLTRTLTVFAGLLIGGIILASFIATRQGPPESDEALQKPAVRFIEATPIRPTLQATGFGTVQSARPWAAIANVSGRVVSRHAGLENGEFIEAGTELLVIDPSRYELALEQANADLKGIEAERRELLQEQQNTEALYELERQRLALAERELSRAESLANRDMLSANQLDTQRRATIQQRQSTQTLANQLAQIPVKLDRLAARREQAEVRRELAREDLADTRITAPFDMRIGKVEVESGQQVSRGQRLFVADGIQVAEAPIQISFAHMRDLVAGLGENALTLKGPVPSTEALSGIDVRILTGSGERASWDARIVRVAEGLDLATRTLQVITAIDQPYRNAQPPRRPALVPGTFVEGRFTVATSESRLVVPVEAVHQGQVYLVDEQDRLERRDVRTSRPQNGWVIVETGVKPGDRVIIDDPVPAIDGMALRPRHDPDAQKALVEMATGETT; this is translated from the coding sequence ATGGCGACACGCCTTACCCGCACACTGACCGTATTCGCCGGCCTCCTCATCGGCGGGATCATCCTGGCGTCATTTATCGCGACCCGGCAGGGCCCGCCCGAAAGCGACGAGGCCCTGCAAAAACCGGCGGTGCGGTTTATCGAAGCCACCCCGATACGACCAACGCTTCAAGCCACCGGCTTTGGAACCGTCCAATCCGCCCGGCCCTGGGCAGCCATTGCCAACGTCTCCGGTCGGGTGGTGAGCCGTCACGCGGGGTTGGAGAACGGCGAATTCATCGAAGCCGGAACCGAGCTCCTGGTGATCGACCCCAGCCGATACGAACTGGCGCTCGAACAAGCGAATGCCGACCTCAAGGGCATCGAGGCCGAGCGTCGAGAACTCCTGCAGGAACAACAAAACACCGAAGCGCTGTACGAACTGGAGCGCCAGCGATTGGCACTGGCCGAGCGGGAGCTGTCTCGCGCCGAGTCACTTGCCAACCGAGACATGCTCTCGGCGAACCAGCTGGATACCCAGCGGCGCGCGACGATCCAGCAACGACAATCAACGCAAACCCTGGCAAACCAACTCGCCCAGATCCCCGTCAAGCTCGACCGCTTGGCAGCTCGACGGGAGCAGGCCGAAGTCCGTCGGGAACTCGCTCGGGAAGACCTTGCCGACACGCGCATCACCGCCCCATTCGACATGCGGATCGGGAAGGTCGAGGTCGAATCCGGCCAACAGGTCTCGCGTGGGCAGCGTCTTTTCGTTGCCGACGGTATCCAGGTGGCCGAAGCACCCATTCAGATCTCATTTGCCCACATGCGCGATCTGGTCGCCGGGCTCGGGGAAAATGCCCTGACTCTCAAGGGCCCCGTGCCCTCTACCGAGGCACTCTCGGGCATCGATGTCCGGATTCTCACCGGCTCGGGGGAACGGGCAAGCTGGGATGCACGAATCGTCCGGGTGGCCGAAGGGCTCGACCTGGCGACTCGCACGCTGCAGGTCATCACGGCCATCGACCAGCCTTATCGAAACGCTCAACCGCCCCGACGACCGGCCCTTGTCCCGGGCACGTTTGTCGAGGGGCGATTCACGGTCGCGACAAGTGAGTCGCGGCTGGTTGTCCCGGTCGAAGCGGTCCATCAGGGCCAGGTCTATCTCGTCGACGAGCAAGACCGACTGGAACGGCGCGACGTCCGAACCTCCCGTCCGCAAAACGGTTGGGTCATCGTGGAAACGGGCGTGAAGCCCGGCGATCGGGTGATCATCGACGACCCCGTCCCGGCCATCGACGGGATGGCATTGCGACCACGTCACGACCCTGACGCTCAGAAGGCCCTGGTCGAAATGGCCACCGGAGAGACGACGTGA
- a CDS encoding DUF3147 family protein, translating into MGWLVVKYLSTAGIVVLVSEVAKRSDKLGALIAALPLVTILALIWLHIETGSQEKVANHAWYTFWYVVPTLPMFLTFPFLLGRIVFWPTMVTSAAITVASFWLFTFVARYFGVELTP; encoded by the coding sequence ATGGGCTGGTTGGTGGTCAAGTATCTGAGCACGGCGGGGATCGTGGTGCTGGTCTCCGAAGTGGCGAAACGCAGCGACAAGCTCGGGGCACTGATCGCCGCCCTGCCGCTGGTTACGATCCTTGCGCTGATCTGGCTTCACATCGAGACCGGCTCGCAGGAGAAGGTGGCCAATCATGCCTGGTACACGTTCTGGTACGTCGTGCCGACACTGCCGATGTTCCTGACCTTCCCGTTTCTGCTGGGACGGATCGTGTTCTGGCCCACGATGGTCACCAGTGCCGCCATCACGGTGGCTTCCTTCTGGCTGTTTACCTTCGTCGCTCGCTACTTCGGGGTGGAGTTGACGCCCTGA
- a CDS encoding efflux RND transporter permease subunit, with translation MIRWFAGHPTAANLLLILLLAVGAFSAPQLIRETFPDYQPVEAAISVEYRGATAADVEENICLRLDDALAGVGDLEEFVCHAQDNLADAVAKMEPDGEASRFLDDIRTEIDAIIDFPEQARPPIIRELHRNDLVAALAVRADTSLPHLESYARSLEDRLRRLDGVSDVRLAGLSDRRWEVRLSRDELRQYGLTVRDVANVIRQQNIDLPIGTIESDRQEIQLRFVDQRRNVDALASLPALRSASGAEITLGEIAEITETYERPEERIDYDGQRAVVLEVFKSRSEDALDVMAGLKAFMAEEQAARGESVALTITQDMTSIVEDRLQMLVKNGIAGLILVTLVMSLFFRPRLAIWAVLGLPVAFAGAFFAMSLFGLSLNMITLVALLMAVGIVMDDSVVLTDHIVEQLKRQPSTLEAVSIGARGILPGVMSSFLTTVAVFAPLSFLAGELGAVLEVLPVVLIAALAASLVEAFWILPHHLKHSAERHDLTADPADETGWHGRFHRGFERFRERVGRLADTAIRFRYLTAAGLLVILLGSVGFIAGGNVKMEAMPDIEGDVLEARILMPQGTPLERTEEVAEQVANTVQQVGAAKDNEQPGGQRLVEAVQIRYGQNASANEVGPHVATVSVDLLTAEERSTTLDELTSAWEAALPRIDGLVRLNIQEPGFGPAGIPIEIRLMGEDLDALKAASLDVQNALADYDGVYNIIDDLRPGKPQRQLHLAPGSYALGFTAQEIADQLRTGVLGDRLTTLQIGDQPVDLVVRQTDDERGRIDFLEQSVILSPSGEAVPLTELVDVVDTREWARITRIDGQRTVTVSAHVDVKRNNAQAIVDDFGTTLAPKLKDTYPSLDIGYEGQVARSAETGQSIARGLLIGLIGVFLILSYQFRSYVEPLIVMLAIPLAFLGAVWGHVLMGYNLSMPSLVGAASLAGIVVNNAILLVQFIKKYRDDDGMDAISAAGKASRARTRAIFISSSTTIAGLLPLLAETSTQATAIIPLAIAVVFGLLVSTVLVLLVLPALYVILDDLGGTHERRMIGSPPHSAAQGVNSTPK, from the coding sequence GTGATCCGGTGGTTCGCCGGCCATCCGACGGCCGCCAACCTGCTGCTGATCCTATTGCTGGCCGTCGGCGCGTTCAGCGCACCGCAGTTGATCCGGGAGACCTTTCCCGACTATCAGCCAGTCGAGGCGGCGATATCGGTCGAATACCGGGGGGCCACGGCCGCCGATGTCGAGGAAAACATCTGCCTGCGCCTGGACGACGCGCTGGCCGGGGTGGGAGACCTCGAGGAGTTCGTCTGTCACGCCCAGGACAACCTGGCCGATGCCGTCGCGAAAATGGAACCCGACGGGGAAGCCAGCCGCTTCCTGGATGACATCCGTACCGAGATCGACGCGATCATCGATTTCCCCGAACAGGCTCGCCCCCCGATCATCCGCGAGCTGCATCGCAACGATCTGGTTGCTGCACTGGCCGTTCGGGCCGACACCAGCCTTCCCCATCTTGAGAGCTACGCCCGGTCGCTGGAAGACCGTCTGCGTCGGCTCGACGGGGTGAGCGACGTCAGGCTCGCGGGGCTCTCCGATCGACGCTGGGAGGTGCGGCTTTCCCGAGACGAACTTCGGCAGTACGGGCTGACCGTACGCGACGTCGCCAACGTCATCCGACAGCAGAACATCGACCTGCCGATCGGCACCATCGAGAGCGATCGTCAGGAAATCCAGCTTCGGTTCGTCGACCAGAGAAGGAATGTGGATGCGCTCGCGTCGCTGCCCGCCCTACGCTCGGCTTCGGGGGCCGAGATAACACTCGGCGAGATCGCCGAAATCACTGAAACCTACGAGCGCCCCGAAGAACGGATCGACTACGACGGCCAGCGAGCCGTGGTGCTGGAGGTGTTCAAGAGCCGCTCGGAGGATGCCCTCGACGTGATGGCGGGCCTCAAGGCATTCATGGCCGAGGAACAGGCCGCACGAGGCGAATCGGTCGCGCTGACGATTACCCAGGACATGACGTCGATCGTCGAGGATCGGCTGCAGATGCTGGTGAAGAACGGCATCGCCGGACTGATTCTGGTCACGCTGGTGATGAGTCTTTTCTTCCGCCCGCGACTGGCGATTTGGGCTGTGCTGGGCCTGCCCGTCGCCTTCGCCGGCGCTTTCTTTGCCATGAGTCTGTTCGGCCTGTCGCTGAACATGATCACCCTGGTCGCCCTACTGATGGCGGTGGGTATCGTGATGGACGATTCGGTCGTACTGACCGATCACATCGTCGAACAGCTCAAACGGCAGCCCAGCACCCTGGAGGCGGTGAGCATCGGGGCCCGGGGGATTCTGCCGGGCGTCATGTCCTCGTTCTTGACGACAGTTGCGGTATTCGCGCCACTGTCCTTCCTCGCCGGCGAACTCGGGGCGGTGCTCGAGGTGCTGCCCGTGGTCCTGATCGCAGCGCTTGCCGCAAGCCTGGTCGAGGCCTTCTGGATCCTGCCACACCACCTCAAGCACAGTGCCGAACGGCATGACCTGACCGCGGACCCCGCCGACGAAACGGGCTGGCACGGTCGGTTTCACCGGGGATTCGAACGATTCCGCGAACGCGTTGGCCGGCTAGCCGACACCGCTATCCGTTTCCGCTACCTGACGGCGGCCGGCCTTCTGGTCATCCTGTTGGGTTCGGTGGGCTTTATTGCCGGTGGCAACGTGAAGATGGAAGCGATGCCCGATATCGAAGGCGATGTCCTGGAGGCACGGATCCTGATGCCACAAGGAACGCCGCTTGAGCGCACCGAGGAGGTCGCGGAACAGGTGGCAAACACCGTGCAGCAGGTGGGCGCAGCGAAGGATAACGAACAACCGGGCGGCCAGCGCTTGGTCGAAGCCGTTCAGATTCGCTACGGACAGAATGCGAGCGCGAACGAAGTCGGGCCTCACGTCGCGACTGTTTCCGTCGACCTGCTGACCGCGGAAGAACGCAGCACGACCCTGGACGAATTGACGAGCGCCTGGGAGGCCGCCCTGCCCCGAATCGACGGCCTGGTTCGCCTGAACATCCAGGAACCCGGTTTCGGTCCGGCAGGCATACCGATCGAGATCCGCCTGATGGGCGAGGACCTCGATGCATTGAAGGCGGCATCCCTGGACGTTCAAAACGCCCTGGCCGACTACGACGGGGTGTACAACATCATCGACGACCTTCGCCCTGGCAAACCGCAACGACAGCTACATCTCGCCCCGGGGAGTTACGCCCTGGGGTTCACCGCCCAAGAGATCGCCGACCAGTTGCGAACGGGCGTGCTGGGCGATCGGCTCACCACATTGCAGATCGGCGATCAGCCCGTCGACCTAGTCGTGCGCCAGACCGACGACGAACGTGGCCGCATCGACTTTCTCGAACAGAGCGTCATCCTCTCGCCCTCGGGCGAGGCCGTACCGCTGACCGAACTGGTCGATGTTGTCGACACCCGCGAGTGGGCACGCATTACACGCATCGACGGGCAACGGACCGTGACGGTCTCGGCCCATGTCGACGTGAAGCGGAACAACGCCCAGGCCATCGTGGACGACTTTGGAACCACCCTCGCCCCGAAGCTCAAAGACACCTATCCATCCCTCGACATCGGCTACGAGGGACAGGTGGCCCGGTCCGCCGAAACCGGTCAGTCGATTGCGCGTGGCCTGCTTATCGGACTGATCGGGGTTTTCCTGATCCTCTCCTACCAGTTCCGAAGCTACGTCGAACCGCTGATCGTCATGCTCGCCATCCCGCTCGCATTCCTCGGCGCGGTATGGGGTCACGTCCTCATGGGATACAACCTGTCGATGCCCTCGCTGGTCGGTGCCGCGTCACTTGCGGGCATCGTGGTGAACAACGCCATCCTGCTGGTGCAATTCATCAAGAAGTACCGCGACGACGACGGCATGGATGCAATCAGCGCCGCCGGGAAGGCCAGCCGCGCTAGAACCCGCGCAATCTTCATCTCGTCATCGACCACGATCGCCGGACTTCTTCCGCTGCTGGCCGAAACATCCACTCAGGCAACCGCCATCATTCCGCTTGCCATTGCCGTGGTCTTCGGCTTGCTGGTCTCCACGGTTCTGGTTTTGCTGGTGCTGCCCGCGCTGTATGTGATCCTCGATGATCTGGGCGGCACCCATGAGCGACGCATGATTGGATCTCCGCCCCACTCGGCCGCTCAGGGCGTCAACTCCACCCCGAAGTAG
- the norR gene encoding nitric oxide reductase transcriptional regulator NorR, whose translation MMTEFLHALRELLTQLAEGNDDETLSQYWQAVLRALVGNYPADASSLLVMDGNVLRPVAVLGLDDEVRGREFALADTPRLAAIAAHPSVCRFPPDTDLPDPFDGLLDEALTHVHDCVGVALRDKGELTGILTLDALRPGDLDQINESELRAAAELLATCLRLARRLNATRSLLSEVLDDNHRQPLLNQWASPVMRDLMKAIDLVAPTEMNVLLTGETGVGKEHVVRTLHERSRRRKGPLVHVNCAALPENLIESALFGHRRGAFSGAVSDHRGHFAMADGGTLMLDEIGELPLSLQPKLLRALQEGEIQPLGHERSQPVDVRVVAVTNRDLTTEVTAGRFREDLYHRLGVFPLDVPPLRKRIEDIPLLAGHFLEENRVRLGVANLRLERDAERLLLQSDWPGNIRELEHVIARASLRALGDAEFRSPDERRKGIVPIRSEHLDLARQDTPRQDETPSSQEKLESLAPHGSLREATALFQRDMIRRALAAEDGNWAATARRLEMDPGNLHRMAVRLGIKTPGTNK comes from the coding sequence ATGATGACCGAATTTCTGCATGCGTTACGTGAATTGCTCACCCAACTGGCCGAGGGAAATGACGACGAGACGCTAAGCCAGTATTGGCAGGCCGTACTCCGGGCCCTGGTGGGCAACTACCCTGCCGATGCGAGCTCCTTGCTGGTGATGGATGGCAACGTCCTCCGCCCGGTTGCCGTCCTGGGCCTGGACGACGAAGTCAGGGGACGCGAGTTCGCCCTGGCCGACACCCCTCGCCTGGCCGCCATCGCCGCGCACCCGTCCGTCTGCCGCTTCCCACCGGATACCGATCTCCCGGACCCGTTCGACGGGCTGCTCGACGAGGCGCTGACGCACGTTCACGACTGCGTCGGTGTCGCCCTGCGAGACAAGGGCGAGCTGACGGGCATCCTGACGTTGGATGCATTGCGTCCGGGCGATCTTGACCAGATCAACGAGAGCGAGCTTCGGGCAGCAGCGGAACTCCTGGCGACCTGTCTTCGTCTCGCCAGACGTCTGAACGCCACGCGCTCATTGCTGAGCGAGGTGCTGGACGACAACCATCGCCAGCCGCTGCTGAACCAATGGGCCAGTCCGGTGATGCGCGATCTGATGAAGGCCATCGACCTGGTTGCGCCGACGGAGATGAATGTCCTGCTCACCGGCGAGACCGGCGTGGGGAAGGAACACGTCGTTCGCACGCTCCACGAGCGATCACGACGGCGCAAGGGCCCGCTGGTTCACGTCAATTGCGCCGCCTTGCCGGAGAACCTCATCGAAAGCGCCCTGTTCGGCCATCGTCGCGGCGCGTTCTCGGGCGCAGTCAGCGATCACCGGGGGCACTTCGCCATGGCCGACGGGGGAACCCTGATGCTCGACGAGATCGGTGAATTGCCCCTCTCGCTTCAACCCAAGCTACTCAGGGCCCTGCAGGAGGGCGAAATCCAGCCGCTGGGTCACGAGCGCTCCCAGCCTGTCGACGTCCGCGTGGTGGCGGTCACCAACCGTGACCTCACTACCGAGGTGACGGCCGGGCGTTTTCGCGAGGATCTCTATCACCGACTGGGCGTGTTTCCCCTGGACGTTCCTCCGCTTCGCAAGCGCATCGAAGACATCCCCCTCCTTGCCGGACATTTCCTGGAGGAGAACCGCGTGCGACTCGGGGTGGCCAATCTCAGGCTGGAAAGGGACGCCGAGCGACTCCTGCTGCAATCCGATTGGCCCGGAAACATCCGAGAACTCGAACATGTCATTGCCCGCGCCTCGCTGCGGGCGCTGGGTGACGCCGAGTTTCGTTCACCAGATGAACGACGTAAGGGGATCGTCCCGATACGAAGCGAACATCTTGATTTGGCTCGACAGGACACACCCCGACAGGACGAGACCCCATCCAGTCAGGAAAAGCTCGAATCACTCGCGCCACACGGAAGCCTGCGGGAAGCGACCGCCCTGTTCCAACGAGACATGATCCGTCGGGCATTGGCCGCCGAGGACGGCAACTGGGCAGCCACCGCCCGTCGCCTCGAGATGGACCCCGGCAACCTGCATCGCATGGCGGTACGGCTCGGGATCAAGACACCGGGAACAAACAAATAG